The proteins below come from a single Panicum hallii strain FIL2 chromosome 7, PHallii_v3.1, whole genome shotgun sequence genomic window:
- the LOC112901181 gene encoding tobamovirus multiplication protein 3-like — translation MRGLLAVEAAGAAASSSVLNGAVDWWRDVNESPLWQDRIFQALAVLYGFVSAVALVQLIRIECRVPEYGWTTQKVFHFLNFLVNGVRSVVFVLRRNVQVLEPEIIQHVLLDMPGLAFFTTYALLVLFWAEIYYQARAMSTDGLRPTFYWINGVVYAIQIILWLVLWWKPVRIMVILSKMFFAGVSLFAALGFLLYGGRLFLMLQRFPVESKGRRKKLQEVGYVTTICFSCFLIRCVMMCLNAFDKAADLDVLNHPILNFFYYLLVEIVPSALVLFILRKLPPKRGITQYHPIH, via the exons ATGAGGGGGTtgctggcggtggaggccgcgggcgcggcggcctcGTCCTCGGTGCTCAACGGCGCCGTCGACTGGTGGCGCGACGTCAACGAGTCGCCGCTGTGGCAGGACCGCATCTTCCAAGCGCTCGCCGTGCTTTACGGCTTCGTCTCCGCCGTCGCGCTG GTGCAATTGATCAGAATCGAGTGCAGGGTGCCTGAGTATGGGTGGACGACGCAGAAGGTGTTCCATTTCCTCAACTTCCTCGTGAACGGCG TGCGGTCTGTCGTGTTTGTGCTGCGGCGCAATGTGCAAGTCCTAGAGCCTGAG ATAATACAACATGTGCTTCTCGATATGCCTGGGCTTGCGTTCTTCACGACATATGCACTTTTGGTGTTGTTCTGGGCAGAGATTTATTATCAG GCACGTGCGATGTCGACTGATGGGCTTAGGCCAACTTTCTATTGGATCAATGGCGTGGTATATGCAATTCAG ATAATTctatggttggttttgtggtgGAAACCAGTTCGAATTATGGTCATCTTGTCAAAGATGTTCTTTGCAG GTGTATCACTATTTGCAGCTCTCGGGTTTCTTCTCTATGGTGGAAG GTTATTCCTGATGTTGCAGCGTTTCCCCGTAGAATCAAAAGGAAGGCGTAAGAAATTGCAGGAG GTTGGCTATGTGACTACCATCTGCTTTTCTTGTTTCTTGATCAGATGTGTCATG ATGTGCCTTAACGCATTTGATAAGGCTGCAGATCTTGATGTTCTGAACCATCCAATCCTGAACTTCTTCTATTACTTG CTGGTTGAGATTGTGCCTTCAGCACTGGTTCTCTTCATTCTACGGAAACTTCCTCCAAAGCGAGGGATCACGCAATATCACCCAATCCATTAA